The proteins below are encoded in one region of Limnochorda pilosa:
- a CDS encoding RelA/SpoT family protein has translation MGKPERSAEVPVLTEEDRIFETLVQRVLTYNPQADAGLLRRAYETAQEAHRNQRRDSGVAYVRHPLEVALLLSELELDVVTLAAGLLHDVLEDTPITREELEERFGSEVLLLVDGVTKLSRIPTQSREEHQAQSLRKMFLAMAEDLRVIVIKLADRLHNMRTLDPLPPERQRKIARETLEIFAPLAHRLGMWSIKWEMEDEAFRYMNPEAYYSLAQRLAKKRKEREAEVQEALELLRRRLEEAGFKADIFGRPKHLYSIYQKMQRQQKDLNEIYDLIAVRVVVETVRDCYGVLGLVHTLWTPIPGRFKDYIAMPKSNLYQSLHTTVVGPKGDPLEIQIRTREMHRIAEKGIAAHWLYKEGYRSNEEFEKKVAWLREVMEWLREMRDPQEFMETLKIDLFEDEVFVFTPKGDVRSLPTGSTPVDFAFSIHTDIGLHCAGAKVNGRIVPLNHRLRNGEFVEILTAKNAAPSQDWLSFVKTSKARSKIRAFLKEARRAEMTQRGRELLEAEARRLGVEPGELSVDRIEDAAKRAGLAAEDDFYAQVGFGSWTVNQALGRVLGESRLKDLRRRWRLAHHRGGRRARVQPHQMVRVPGLENVLIRFSKCCSPVPGDEIIGYITRGRGVSIHRRDCPNTEALGEQEEREIAVEWVAPASVGGQPLSFPVEIEVEAVDRTNLLTQVMDAVSQQGKMNIEAVNARTTRGKVAYINLVVDITDTRQMDEVMERLQRVKGVSRVSRARPT, from the coding sequence ATGGGCAAGCCGGAGCGAAGCGCCGAGGTCCCGGTCCTCACCGAAGAGGACCGGATCTTCGAGACGCTGGTACAGCGCGTGCTCACCTACAACCCCCAGGCCGACGCGGGGTTGCTCCGCCGCGCCTACGAGACGGCTCAGGAGGCCCACCGCAACCAGCGCCGCGACTCGGGCGTGGCCTACGTGCGTCACCCCCTGGAGGTGGCCTTGCTCCTCTCCGAGCTGGAACTGGACGTGGTGACCCTCGCGGCCGGCCTCCTCCACGACGTGCTGGAGGATACCCCCATCACCCGCGAGGAGCTGGAGGAGCGCTTCGGCTCCGAGGTGCTCCTGCTGGTGGACGGGGTCACCAAGCTCTCCCGAATCCCCACCCAGAGTCGTGAGGAGCACCAGGCCCAGTCGCTCCGGAAGATGTTCCTGGCCATGGCCGAGGATCTACGGGTGATCGTCATCAAGCTCGCCGACCGGCTCCACAACATGCGCACCCTGGACCCGCTTCCCCCCGAGCGCCAGCGGAAGATTGCCCGGGAAACGCTCGAGATCTTCGCGCCCCTGGCGCACCGCCTCGGCATGTGGTCCATCAAGTGGGAGATGGAGGACGAGGCCTTCCGCTACATGAACCCGGAGGCCTACTACAGCCTGGCCCAGCGCTTGGCCAAGAAGCGGAAGGAGCGGGAGGCGGAGGTCCAGGAAGCCCTCGAGCTCTTGCGCCGGCGCCTGGAGGAGGCGGGCTTCAAGGCCGACATCTTCGGCCGGCCCAAGCACCTCTACTCCATCTACCAGAAGATGCAACGCCAGCAGAAGGACCTGAACGAGATCTACGACCTGATCGCGGTCCGGGTCGTGGTGGAGACGGTGCGCGACTGCTACGGCGTGCTGGGGCTGGTCCACACCCTTTGGACGCCGATCCCGGGGCGCTTCAAGGACTACATCGCGATGCCCAAGTCCAACCTCTACCAGTCGCTCCACACGACGGTGGTGGGGCCCAAGGGCGACCCGCTGGAGATCCAGATCCGCACCCGGGAGATGCACCGCATCGCCGAGAAGGGCATCGCGGCCCACTGGCTCTACAAGGAAGGGTACCGGTCCAACGAGGAGTTCGAGAAGAAGGTCGCCTGGCTCCGGGAGGTCATGGAGTGGCTCCGGGAGATGAGGGACCCCCAGGAGTTCATGGAGACCCTGAAGATCGACCTCTTCGAGGACGAGGTCTTCGTCTTCACCCCCAAGGGCGACGTGCGCAGCCTCCCCACCGGCTCCACGCCCGTCGACTTCGCGTTCTCCATCCACACCGACATCGGCCTCCACTGCGCCGGCGCCAAGGTGAACGGCCGGATCGTGCCCTTGAACCACCGGCTTCGGAACGGCGAGTTCGTTGAGATCCTCACCGCCAAGAACGCGGCGCCCAGCCAGGACTGGCTCTCCTTCGTCAAGACCTCCAAGGCCCGGAGCAAGATCCGGGCCTTCCTCAAGGAGGCCCGGCGGGCGGAGATGACCCAGCGCGGGCGGGAGCTCCTGGAGGCCGAGGCGAGGCGCCTGGGCGTGGAGCCAGGCGAGCTGAGCGTGGACCGCATCGAGGACGCGGCCAAGCGGGCGGGCCTGGCGGCCGAGGACGACTTCTACGCCCAGGTAGGCTTCGGGAGCTGGACCGTCAACCAGGCGCTGGGCCGGGTGTTGGGCGAGAGCCGGCTGAAGGACCTGCGACGCCGGTGGCGGCTGGCCCACCACCGGGGAGGGCGCCGGGCGCGGGTGCAGCCCCACCAGATGGTGCGGGTGCCCGGGCTCGAGAACGTGCTGATCCGTTTCTCCAAGTGCTGCAGCCCGGTTCCGGGCGACGAGATCATCGGGTACATCACCCGAGGCCGGGGCGTCTCCATCCACCGGAGGGACTGCCCCAACACCGAGGCCCTGGGGGAGCAGGAGGAGCGGGAGATCGCGGTGGAGTGGGTCGCCCCCGCGTCCGTGGGCGGCCAGCCGCTGAGCTTCCCGGTGGAGATCGAAGTGGAAGCCGTCGACCGCACCAACCTCCTCACCCAGGTGATGGATGCCGTCTCCCAGCAGGGGAAGATGAACATCGAAGCCGTCAACGCCCGTACCACCCGGGGGAAGGTGGCCTACATCAACCTGGTGGTGGACATCACCGACACCCGCCAGATGGATGAGGTCATGGAGCGGCTCCAGCGCGTCAAGGGGGTCTCCCGGGTCTCGCGGGCCCGGCCCACCTGA
- a CDS encoding adenine phosphoribosyltransferase: MDLKRMIRVIPDFPQPGISFKDITTVLKDPDGLRFTVQEMARRFRDRGVDLIVGVESRGFLIGAPLAYELGTGFVLVRKPGKLPAATLRVEYEKEYGTDALEIHRDAVQPGQRVLLVDDLLATGGTIAAAARLVEELGGVIAGFAFMIELAGLKGRDRLGDREILSLVRYDEG; the protein is encoded by the coding sequence ATGGACCTCAAGCGGATGATCCGGGTCATCCCCGACTTTCCGCAGCCCGGGATCAGCTTCAAGGACATCACCACCGTTCTGAAGGACCCCGACGGCCTGCGCTTCACCGTGCAGGAGATGGCCCGTCGTTTCCGGGACCGGGGCGTGGACCTGATCGTGGGGGTGGAGTCCCGCGGCTTCCTCATCGGGGCGCCCCTGGCCTACGAGCTGGGGACCGGCTTCGTGCTGGTGCGCAAGCCGGGCAAGCTGCCGGCGGCGACGCTGCGGGTGGAGTACGAGAAGGAGTACGGTACCGACGCCCTGGAGATCCACCGGGACGCGGTTCAACCGGGCCAGCGGGTGCTCCTGGTCGACGACCTCCTGGCCACCGGCGGGACCATTGCGGCCGCCGCCAGGCTGGTGGAGGAGCTGGGCGGCGTCATCGCCGGCTTCGCCTTCATGATCGAGCTGGCGGGGCTGAAGGGCCGCGACCGGCTGGGCGACCGGGAGATCCTCTCTCTGGTCCGGTACGACGAGGGATAG
- the recJ gene encoding single-stranded-DNA-specific exonuclease RecJ — translation MSLPNPEPEGAGAPRRRRRRAPGAAPEWLWPEPLEAEARERAHTLERHLGLHPLVAEILVRRGLDDPEAAYRFLHPSLDELESPLRLPDMDAAVQRIERALEREEPIWVYGDYDVDGQTGTALLVTALRALGAQVAYHVPNRLSEGYGLHGEALLELRARGAAVVVSVDCGTTASEEVAQAARAGLDVVVTDHHQIPPELPRAVAVVNPRRLFPEGGEPPWAELSGAGVAWKLAQALLERAGRGEEARALLDLAALGTVADVVPLVGENRVLVAHGLSRLTAPSARPGLALLLDGLGLREGPVTPGHVAFQVAPRLNAAGRVEDASLGVRLLLARTPGEAAPLVEVLEQLNRERQALEEQILEEAREQALEAVAGGAVSLVTAGEGWHPGVVGIVASRLVEEFYRPALVIGLEGDEGRGSARSVVGFHLYDALAACRAHLIRFGGHAMAAGFSVAREAVPALREAFEAVTRERLGPRPLRPQLQVECLADPCEVDESLLAQVERLGPFGVGNPAPLLGTPEVPALVEPVPGWGEPREAGGTEAGPRTGEAAAPSWRRVGREGEHVKGAVPLLPSGRSLEAIGFHLAERVPETGGWVDVAYQPTRDRYQGAERLQLRLREVRPSPQDEGDGWAALAAWIAGQAVQGPLLAPEGPGAAAEVERESAALRPGTPVLSGRPGTWETPWELVDGRGAADGLPDPAGPAAFLTPDLWEAVEVAQALRWRLKGAREGVAFLGPLDGELACLAPPPYRPAQEAPLAVALDGSVLGSSAGAGARFGTVILWTPPWTLEGWKRLGEAVQGRRVELRFSRPRVQRLQTRVEMLHPGRQRLAALYRYLSGHPGRLEPRDAARELSRASSLPFSARTVREGLAVLAEVGLLAWEEEAPGGGVAVRLAPHPGRKLDLGRSVRYTRGILRKQQFAAISEIALFGGLARMQDLLRGGAGPWTSSG, via the coding sequence GTGAGCCTCCCCAACCCAGAACCGGAGGGAGCGGGTGCGCCCCGGCGCAGGCGCCGCCGCGCCCCGGGCGCGGCGCCCGAGTGGCTCTGGCCGGAGCCGCTGGAGGCGGAAGCCCGGGAGCGGGCCCACACCCTCGAACGGCACCTGGGCCTCCACCCCCTGGTGGCCGAGATCCTCGTGCGGCGCGGCCTGGACGACCCCGAAGCCGCCTACCGCTTCCTGCACCCTTCCCTGGACGAACTGGAGAGCCCCCTGCGGCTGCCCGACATGGATGCGGCGGTCCAGCGCATCGAGCGGGCCCTGGAGCGAGAGGAACCCATCTGGGTCTACGGCGACTACGACGTGGACGGCCAGACGGGGACGGCGCTCCTGGTCACGGCGCTGCGCGCCCTGGGCGCCCAGGTGGCGTATCACGTGCCCAACCGGCTGAGCGAGGGCTACGGCCTGCATGGGGAGGCGCTGCTGGAGCTGCGGGCTCGCGGGGCGGCGGTGGTGGTGAGCGTGGACTGCGGCACCACCGCCTCCGAGGAGGTGGCGCAGGCAGCCAGGGCCGGCCTCGACGTGGTGGTGACCGATCACCACCAGATCCCCCCCGAGTTGCCCCGCGCCGTCGCCGTGGTGAACCCCCGAAGGCTGTTCCCTGAGGGCGGCGAGCCCCCCTGGGCGGAGCTGAGCGGGGCAGGGGTGGCCTGGAAGCTGGCTCAGGCACTGCTGGAGCGGGCGGGCCGGGGAGAGGAGGCCCGCGCGCTTCTGGACCTGGCGGCCCTGGGCACCGTGGCCGACGTGGTTCCGCTGGTGGGCGAGAACCGGGTGCTGGTCGCCCACGGCTTGAGCCGCCTGACGGCCCCGTCCGCCCGTCCCGGGCTGGCCCTGCTGCTGGACGGTCTCGGCCTCCGGGAGGGACCCGTCACCCCGGGCCACGTGGCCTTTCAGGTCGCCCCGCGCCTCAACGCGGCAGGCCGGGTGGAGGACGCCTCGCTGGGCGTCCGGCTGCTCCTGGCCCGCACGCCCGGCGAGGCGGCGCCGCTGGTGGAGGTCCTGGAACAGCTCAACCGGGAGCGGCAGGCCTTGGAGGAGCAGATCCTGGAGGAGGCCCGCGAGCAGGCGCTGGAGGCGGTGGCCGGGGGCGCGGTGAGCCTGGTGACCGCGGGGGAAGGGTGGCACCCGGGTGTGGTGGGCATCGTGGCCTCCCGGCTGGTGGAGGAGTTCTACCGCCCCGCGCTCGTCATCGGCCTCGAGGGTGACGAGGGGCGGGGTTCGGCCCGGAGCGTGGTCGGCTTCCACCTGTACGACGCGCTCGCGGCCTGCCGTGCGCACTTGATCCGCTTCGGCGGCCACGCCATGGCGGCCGGCTTCTCGGTGGCGCGGGAGGCGGTACCCGCCCTGCGGGAGGCCTTCGAGGCGGTCACCCGGGAGCGGCTGGGTCCCAGGCCCTTGCGGCCGCAGCTGCAGGTGGAGTGTCTGGCCGACCCCTGTGAGGTCGACGAAAGCCTCCTGGCCCAGGTGGAGCGCTTGGGCCCCTTCGGGGTGGGAAACCCCGCCCCGCTCCTGGGAACCCCGGAGGTCCCTGCGCTGGTGGAGCCCGTCCCCGGCTGGGGCGAGCCCCGGGAGGCCGGCGGCACAGAGGCGGGCCCGAGGACGGGTGAGGCCGCGGCGCCCTCCTGGCGGCGCGTGGGCCGGGAGGGGGAGCACGTGAAGGGGGCGGTGCCCCTCCTGCCCTCCGGCCGCTCCCTGGAGGCCATCGGATTCCACCTGGCCGAGCGGGTGCCCGAAACCGGCGGTTGGGTGGACGTAGCCTACCAGCCCACCCGAGACCGCTATCAGGGGGCGGAGCGGCTTCAGCTCCGCCTGCGGGAGGTGCGCCCCAGCCCTCAGGACGAGGGCGACGGCTGGGCGGCCCTGGCCGCGTGGATCGCCGGGCAGGCCGTCCAGGGGCCGCTCTTGGCGCCCGAGGGGCCCGGAGCGGCCGCGGAGGTGGAAAGGGAGTCGGCCGCCCTGCGCCCCGGGACGCCGGTTCTCTCCGGGAGACCGGGGACGTGGGAGACCCCCTGGGAGCTGGTGGACGGGCGGGGGGCTGCCGACGGCCTGCCGGACCCGGCCGGCCCTGCCGCCTTCCTCACCCCGGACCTCTGGGAGGCGGTGGAGGTGGCCCAGGCCCTGCGCTGGCGCCTGAAGGGGGCCCGGGAAGGGGTGGCCTTCCTGGGGCCCCTGGACGGGGAGCTGGCCTGCCTCGCACCGCCCCCATACCGCCCGGCCCAGGAGGCCCCGCTGGCGGTGGCCCTGGACGGCTCCGTGCTGGGTTCGAGCGCCGGGGCGGGCGCCCGGTTCGGAACCGTGATCCTGTGGACCCCGCCCTGGACGCTGGAAGGGTGGAAGCGGCTCGGGGAGGCCGTGCAGGGCCGCCGGGTGGAGCTTCGCTTCTCCAGGCCCCGGGTACAACGGCTCCAGACCCGGGTGGAGATGCTCCACCCGGGCCGCCAGCGGCTCGCGGCCCTCTACCGGTACCTGAGCGGGCACCCGGGACGGCTGGAGCCGCGGGACGCAGCCCGCGAGCTCAGCCGGGCGAGCAGCCTGCCCTTCAGCGCCCGTACCGTGCGCGAAGGGCTGGCCGTGCTGGCGGAGGTGGGCCTCTTGGCCTGGGAGGAAGAGGCACCGGGCGGGGGCGTCGCGGTACGCCTGGCGCCCCACCCGGGACGCAAGCTGGACTTGGGCCGCTCCGTACGCTATACTAGAGGTATTCTCCGGAAGCAGCAGTTTGCCGCCATCAGCGAGATCGCCCTCTTCGGCGGGCTCGCCCGGATGCAGGATCTTCTGCGGGGAGGGGCGGGTCCATGGACCTCAAGCGGATGA
- a CDS encoding lipopolysaccharide assembly protein LapA domain-containing protein has protein sequence MVWLLVLALIFALLVAVFALQNAAVIVVHLFAWQVEVSLVLVVLASATVGAVSVGLAAMVQRVRVGIRLRQLEARLRELEQARQAGPAKGTVPEVRASAPPDPPAPQTAQESSPAGGERP, from the coding sequence GTGGTCTGGCTCCTGGTCCTGGCACTGATTTTCGCCCTCCTGGTGGCTGTCTTCGCCCTTCAGAACGCCGCGGTCATCGTGGTCCACCTCTTCGCCTGGCAGGTGGAGGTGTCGCTGGTGCTGGTGGTGCTCGCCAGCGCCACCGTGGGCGCCGTCAGCGTGGGGCTGGCGGCCATGGTCCAGCGCGTGCGCGTGGGGATCCGGCTGCGCCAGCTCGAGGCGCGCCTCCGCGAGCTCGAGCAGGCACGGCAGGCAGGACCCGCCAAGGGCACGGTCCCGGAGGTGCGGGCTTCCGCGCCCCCGGACCCTCCGGCGCCCCAGACCGCGCAGGAAAGCAGCCCGGCCGGGGGCGAGCGGCCGTGA
- a CDS encoding ABC1 kinase family protein, whose translation MHEDAPMGPLGRRRRMAGRYRQVAEVLGRHGFGLLVDELGLTRLRPWPARRAPDRELERRGARVRRALEELGPTFIKLGQILSTRPDVIPPDVFAELQLLQDRVPPVPFEALEPALAEALGGRPVAEVFDSIDPEPLASASIAQVHAAVLHDGTEVVVKVQRPGIHEQIETDLEALFGLARLAAGRISLPFDPVALADGFARAIRRELDYRLEGTNIERFQANFEGCPWVHFPRVYWEWSNRRVLVLERLRGLRPTDVEKLDQAGIDRALVARRGAQLFLKMVLVDGFFHGDPHPGNLYVEPGNRLAIMDFGIVGHVDAETAEGVANLLQALVARRPDQGVDALDALGALDPDTDAAALQRDLRDVIDRHYGRTLQEMALGETVQETMQLAYRHRIHLPGELFLLAKVLVGMEGLGRQLDPGFNAVEVARPFVRQLLVRKLHPVRVGRRLERDALEALRAWTRLPEEVAGLAARARRGRLRMQLEHQGLDPHSRRIERALRELGVSVVFAATLLTAALTLWIGKGPILWGMPVVTWLLLGLLAFLGTALFLSQFRR comes from the coding sequence GTGCACGAGGACGCCCCCATGGGGCCCCTGGGACGACGACGCCGGATGGCCGGCCGCTACCGGCAGGTGGCGGAGGTGCTGGGACGCCACGGCTTCGGCCTGCTGGTGGACGAGCTGGGCCTGACCCGCCTTCGCCCTTGGCCCGCCCGCCGCGCCCCCGACCGGGAGCTTGAGCGGCGGGGGGCCCGGGTGCGGCGCGCGCTGGAGGAGCTGGGCCCCACCTTCATCAAGCTGGGCCAGATCCTCTCCACCCGGCCGGACGTGATCCCGCCCGACGTCTTCGCCGAGCTTCAGCTCCTGCAGGACCGGGTGCCCCCCGTCCCCTTCGAGGCGCTGGAGCCGGCGCTGGCCGAGGCGCTGGGGGGGCGCCCGGTTGCCGAGGTCTTCGATTCCATCGACCCCGAGCCCCTGGCCAGCGCCTCCATCGCGCAGGTGCACGCCGCGGTGCTGCACGACGGTACCGAGGTGGTCGTGAAGGTCCAGCGGCCGGGGATCCACGAGCAGATCGAAACCGATCTGGAGGCCCTCTTCGGCCTGGCCCGCCTCGCGGCCGGCCGGATCTCCCTTCCCTTCGACCCCGTGGCCCTGGCCGACGGCTTCGCCCGGGCCATCCGCCGCGAGCTGGACTACCGGCTGGAGGGCACCAACATCGAGAGGTTCCAGGCCAACTTCGAGGGCTGTCCGTGGGTTCACTTCCCCCGGGTCTACTGGGAGTGGTCCAACCGGCGGGTGCTGGTGCTGGAGCGCCTGAGAGGCCTCCGGCCCACCGACGTGGAGAAGCTGGACCAGGCGGGCATCGACCGCGCCCTGGTCGCCCGGCGGGGGGCCCAGCTCTTCCTGAAGATGGTGCTGGTGGACGGCTTCTTCCACGGAGACCCGCACCCCGGCAACCTCTACGTGGAGCCGGGCAACCGCCTGGCCATCATGGACTTCGGCATCGTGGGCCACGTGGATGCCGAGACGGCCGAGGGGGTGGCGAACCTCCTGCAGGCGCTGGTGGCCCGCCGCCCCGACCAGGGGGTGGACGCCCTGGACGCCCTGGGCGCCCTGGATCCCGACACGGACGCGGCCGCCCTCCAGCGGGACCTGCGGGACGTGATCGACCGGCACTACGGTCGCACCCTGCAGGAGATGGCGCTGGGCGAGACGGTGCAGGAGACGATGCAGCTCGCCTACCGGCACCGCATCCACCTGCCGGGCGAGCTCTTCCTGCTGGCCAAGGTCCTGGTGGGGATGGAGGGCCTCGGCCGCCAGCTCGACCCTGGCTTCAACGCCGTGGAGGTGGCCCGGCCCTTCGTGCGCCAGCTCCTGGTGCGGAAGCTCCACCCGGTTCGGGTCGGGCGCCGTCTGGAGCGGGACGCGCTCGAGGCGTTGCGGGCGTGGACCCGGCTGCCTGAGGAGGTGGCGGGGCTCGCCGCTCGGGCGCGGCGCGGCCGGCTGCGCATGCAGCTGGAGCACCAGGGGTTGGACCCCCACTCGCGCCGCATCGAGCGGGCCCTCAGGGAGCTGGGGGTGAGCGTGGTCTTCGCCGCCACCCTCCTCACCGCCGCCCTCACCCTCTGGATAGGCAAGGGCCCGATCCTCTGGGGTATGCCGGTGGTCACCTGGCTGCTCCTGGGGTTGCTGGCCTTCCTCGGAACGGCGCTCTTCCTGAGCCAGTTCAGGAGGTAG
- the secF gene encoding protein translocase subunit SecF: MTFDVMGRRRVFFLISGLLVLASAVLLATRGLNLGIDFTQGTLMERGFERVVSETELRQALADPALQNVNLGTPRVQHLGDGRQVLIRVPALSNEAIATIDRVLGERFGPVEVLRTEVVHPVIGAELLRRALLSLGLAAVGVLVYVSIRFEYSFGLMAIVADLHDALIALGVLSLLGWEVNTAFIAAILTVVGYSINDTIVVYDKIREVRSAHPRLSPAEAANRGVQETFVRSINTSLTTLVAVAVLVALGGETLRVFSVTLLVGILVGTYSSIFVASPLWVSWTEWLHRRSTRVRQASAS, from the coding sequence ATGACCTTCGACGTGATGGGTCGCCGGCGCGTCTTCTTCCTCATCTCGGGGCTCCTGGTCCTGGCGAGCGCGGTGCTCCTGGCCACCCGCGGCCTCAACCTGGGCATCGACTTCACCCAGGGCACCCTCATGGAGCGCGGCTTCGAACGGGTGGTGAGTGAGACGGAGCTGCGCCAGGCTCTGGCCGATCCCGCCCTCCAGAACGTCAACCTGGGCACCCCCCGCGTCCAGCACCTGGGCGACGGCCGGCAGGTCCTGATCCGGGTGCCGGCCCTGAGCAACGAGGCCATCGCTACCATCGACCGGGTCCTGGGCGAGCGCTTCGGACCCGTGGAGGTGCTGCGGACCGAGGTGGTGCACCCGGTGATCGGGGCGGAGCTCTTGCGCCGGGCCCTGCTCAGCCTGGGGCTCGCGGCGGTAGGCGTCCTCGTCTATGTGTCCATCCGCTTCGAGTACAGCTTCGGGCTGATGGCCATCGTTGCCGACCTGCACGACGCCTTGATCGCCCTGGGTGTCCTTTCCCTCCTGGGGTGGGAGGTGAACACCGCCTTCATCGCCGCCATCCTCACCGTGGTGGGCTACTCCATCAACGATACGATCGTGGTCTACGACAAGATCCGGGAGGTCCGCTCGGCCCACCCGCGGCTCTCGCCGGCCGAGGCCGCCAACCGGGGGGTGCAGGAGACCTTCGTCCGCTCCATCAACACCAGCCTCACCACGCTGGTGGCGGTGGCGGTGCTGGTGGCCCTGGGCGGCGAGACCCTGAGGGTCTTCTCGGTGACGCTGCTGGTGGGGATCCTGGTGGGAACCTACTCCTCCATCTTCGTGGCCAGCCCGCTCTGGGTGAGCTGGACCGAGTGGCTGCACCGCCGCTCCACCCGCGTCCGCCAGGCCAGCGCGTCCTGA
- the secD gene encoding protein translocase subunit SecD, whose protein sequence is MHSPHRWQILALLLLVVAGAAALYFEPFRLGLDLQGGVHVVLQAKPEAGTEVTDEAMQGALAVVERRVNGLGVSEPIIQRQGRDRIIVELPGVKDAHEAIRVIGQTAQLEIQDPQGKTVLTGADLSDARLGRDDLGRPAVDVTFTPEGAKKFAQLTTVWQGYQIPHLLDGKVLVNPVVREPITRGQGQITGGFTLDEARNLAVQLKSGALPIPLESLEIRQVGPTLGADSIQRSWQAGLIGGVLILLFMAGFYRLPGVVAGLALLVYALLDVAVLLLMGSTFTLPGLAGVILSLGMAVDANVIIFERIKEEVRAGKKVRAAIRAGFDRAIRAILDANVTTLIVAGVLFFLTSGPVQGFAVTLAVGILVSMFTAIVVTRWILEILTDWDPDRIGRSMAVRGLVQ, encoded by the coding sequence GTGCATAGTCCTCATCGCTGGCAGATCCTCGCGCTCCTGCTCCTGGTCGTGGCAGGGGCCGCAGCGCTCTACTTCGAGCCCTTCCGCCTCGGCCTGGACCTGCAGGGCGGCGTGCACGTGGTGTTGCAGGCCAAGCCGGAAGCCGGGACGGAGGTGACCGACGAGGCCATGCAGGGCGCGCTGGCGGTGGTGGAGCGGCGCGTCAACGGCCTCGGCGTCAGCGAGCCCATCATCCAGCGCCAGGGGCGCGACCGGATCATCGTGGAGCTCCCGGGGGTGAAGGACGCGCACGAGGCGATTCGGGTCATCGGGCAGACAGCCCAGCTGGAGATCCAGGACCCCCAGGGCAAGACGGTGCTCACCGGAGCGGACCTATCGGACGCCCGCCTGGGCCGCGACGATCTGGGCCGCCCGGCGGTCGACGTCACCTTCACCCCCGAGGGGGCGAAGAAGTTCGCCCAGCTCACCACCGTCTGGCAGGGGTACCAGATCCCTCACCTGCTGGACGGGAAGGTGCTGGTCAACCCGGTGGTGCGTGAGCCCATCACCCGGGGCCAGGGCCAGATCACCGGCGGCTTCACTCTGGACGAGGCGCGGAACCTGGCCGTCCAGCTCAAGAGCGGTGCGCTGCCCATCCCCCTGGAGTCCCTGGAGATCCGGCAGGTAGGGCCCACCCTGGGCGCCGACTCCATCCAGCGGAGCTGGCAGGCGGGCCTCATCGGCGGCGTCCTCATCCTCCTCTTCATGGCGGGCTTCTACCGGCTGCCCGGCGTCGTGGCGGGCCTCGCGTTGCTGGTCTACGCCCTCCTGGACGTGGCGGTGCTGCTGCTCATGGGCTCCACTTTCACCCTGCCGGGCCTGGCGGGGGTGATCCTCTCGCTGGGCATGGCCGTGGACGCCAACGTGATCATCTTCGAGCGGATCAAGGAGGAGGTGCGGGCCGGCAAGAAGGTGCGGGCGGCGATCCGGGCCGGCTTCGACCGGGCGATCCGGGCGATCCTGGACGCCAACGTGACCACCCTCATCGTGGCCGGGGTCCTCTTCTTCCTCACCAGCGGGCCGGTCCAGGGCTTTGCCGTCACCCTGGCCGTGGGCATCCTGGTGAGCATGTTCACCGCCATCGTCGTCACCCGCTGGATCCTGGAGATCCTCACCGACTGGGACCCGGATCGGATCGGCCGTTCCATGGCCGTAAGGGGGCTAGTGCAATGA
- a CDS encoding HD domain-containing protein, translating into MAGRRNGGGERPPSEAGVITLKEVRQHPAIDAYVRQADTHLAAMGYTEHGYRHCGLVSSIAGNILRRLGRPARLVELAEIAGYTHDLGNCASRDRHWVVGAVMVGQILEQLGVPYPEIAVIMGAIGNHEEPEGFPVNDVSAAVILADKTDVHRSRVRNRDLATFDIHDRVNYAVVHSFLDVEPAHKEITLTLKIETEICQVMEYFEIFLSRMVMCRRAAEFLDCRFRLEINGAKLL; encoded by the coding sequence TTGGCAGGACGGCGAAACGGCGGCGGGGAGCGGCCGCCCTCCGAGGCCGGCGTCATCACCCTGAAGGAGGTGCGGCAGCACCCCGCCATCGACGCCTACGTGCGCCAGGCCGATACGCACCTGGCGGCCATGGGCTACACCGAGCACGGCTACCGCCACTGCGGGCTCGTGTCGAGCATCGCCGGCAACATCCTCCGCCGCCTGGGACGGCCCGCCCGCCTGGTGGAACTGGCCGAGATCGCGGGCTACACCCACGACCTGGGGAACTGCGCGAGCCGCGACCGGCACTGGGTGGTGGGAGCGGTGATGGTGGGGCAGATCCTCGAGCAGCTGGGGGTGCCGTACCCTGAGATCGCGGTGATCATGGGGGCCATCGGCAACCACGAGGAGCCCGAGGGCTTTCCCGTCAACGACGTGTCGGCGGCGGTGATCCTGGCCGACAAGACCGACGTGCACCGCTCCCGGGTGCGAAACCGGGACCTGGCCACCTTCGACATCCACGACCGGGTCAACTACGCGGTGGTCCACTCGTTCCTGGACGTGGAGCCGGCCCACAAGGAGATCACCCTCACCCTCAAGATCGAGACCGAGATCTGCCAGGTGATGGAGTACTTCGAGATCTTCCTCAGCCGGATGGTGATGTGCCGGCGGGCCGCGGAGTTCCTGGACTGCCGGTTCCGCCTGGAGATCAACGGGGCGAAGCTCCTTTGA